In the Acanthopagrus latus isolate v.2019 chromosome 23, fAcaLat1.1, whole genome shotgun sequence genome, one interval contains:
- the c23h16orf72 gene encoding UPF0472 protein C16orf72 homolog, producing the protein MEEKKEDGDAEIQEHGPEHWFSKWERQCLAEAEQREPSEEEADNDQDKLWHLFQNSATAVAQLYKDRVCHQQGLSLWVPFQNSATAVTNLYKESVEAHQRSFDRGIQIGHQRRNKDMLAWVKKRRRTIRREDLISFLCGKAPPHRSSRANPRLAMVAPSRANSPAETGSSVEADLQPFREAIALHGLSGAMASISVRSGAPGSPTHVSGSSSNAGSGGGSSGSGPVCRGRRNGLQDVDLNTFIAEEMALHLDSTGSASAGGGATRKRNSTQCSDVITDSPTHKRNRMI; encoded by the exons atggaggagaagaaggaagacGGAGACGCGGAGATACAGGAACACGGACCCGAGCACTGGTTCTCAAAATGGGAGCGGCAGTGTTTGGCCGAAGCGGAGCAAAGGGAGCCGAGCGAAGAGGAGGCCGACAACGACCAGGATAAACTGTGGCATCTCTTCCAGAACTCTGCCACTGCTGTGGCCCAGTTATACAAAG ACAGAGTATGCCATCAGCAGGGTCTGTCATTGTGGGTGCCATTTCAGAACTCTGCCACAGCAGTTACCAACCTCTACAAAG AGAGTGTGGAGGCCCATCAGAGAAGCTTCGATCGAGGCATTCAGATAGGCCACCAACGCCGCAACAAG GACATGTTGGCCTGGGTGAAAAAGCGTCGAAGAACCATCCGTAGGGAGGACCTTATTAGCTTTCTATGTGGCAAAGCACCACCACACAGGAGTAGCAGGGCCAACCCCCGGCTAGCCATGGTGGCCCCCAGCCGGGCTAATTCACCAGCCGAGACCGGCTCATCTGTGGAAGCAGACCTTCAGCCCTTCAGGGAGGCCATAGCACTGCATG GTCTGAGTGGAGCCATGGCGAGTATCAGTGTGCGCTCCGGTGCTCCAGGGTCTCCCACACACGTGAGTGGGAGCAGCAGTAATGCAGGTAGCGGAGGTGGATCTTCCGGCTCGGGGCCGGTCTGCCGTGGCAGGCGTAATGGGCTCCAAGATGTTGACCTGAACACTTTCATCGCAGAGGAGATGGCGCTGCATCTGGACTCTACAGGCTCCGCCTCTGCCGGAGGGGGGGCAACCAGGAAACGAAACTCCACCCAGtgtagtgatgtcatcacagacTCCCCTACACACAAACGCAACAGGATGATCTGA